Proteins from a single region of Anastrepha ludens isolate Willacy chromosome 5, idAnaLude1.1, whole genome shotgun sequence:
- the LOC128863266 gene encoding tubulin-specific chaperone D has protein sequence MMQCEELKDDEGPSNTLEQFTELEQVLEMIDTMKDCDAPGFEKEYEQYTEVLSRYQEQPHLLDPHLNVLLERLLERVRNRALPEGTVHAAFKYLYIISKVRTYKVLVKFLPHELTDLEFALDLLERQNPNEYNHWETRYVLLLWMSILVLNPFHMSRLDAYTTSKSESNTAGNCVGSTKMLNHTQNKSKMERIFDLCQLYSATNDTCSNIAAYLAAKYLVRADIKDVYLERYLDWVMDQHQSESSDAKFGELAAVADILKHGKREDLLPYADKLLHWIVSLQYKESNDFLKYKSYIKIVQRIGLVYLKPRLAGWRYKRGTRSLAMNLNKNTNTATEESAGRNDNDPESEKDDGEEIVVPDAIEEVIEELLQALRSGGSDIRWSAAKGIGRVTNRLSKELADEVIGSVIDILNPLEPHEAWHGACLALAELAKRGLLLPHRLRTLVPLLMQALFYDEMKGYMSVGQHIRDAACYMCWAFARSYNPEDFQPFVEQISSGLLTVAVFDREINCRRAAAAAFQESVGRLGNFPHGIEISTETDFFSVGLRQNAYLNVADFISQFEEYQKPLIDHLIERKVNHWDTTIRELTAKALHKLTFRAPEFMSTVVLGQLFSKSDSIDVNMRHGTVLAIGEITLALSKIEKKEEEMASKKLLSNQLLTDLNELLPKYVLRDSFRGMSGEIMKHCCTDFIKNCSMARIETSITCLESWQYIVDKCLLNKAAAIREGATAAFAELCRSYYNGEHRAAGNADIIRGYLRGVDNSLEEHIRMGYISALGVLPDFMIIPHLNDILESLIKYSLTPTQATIATGEMLNQHETLATGTWSEARRDSVKALSTVVQTLGFGRESTVSFGNPQYFNKVVNCLLKALDEYTLDNRGDIGAWVREAAMNALFQIITTCPKELLQPEQVHQIILGFTQQAVEKIDRTRGLAGRLLSRIITTTPPIPHIRQHERLLEVFPEDFNSVLWLFADQTFPLFCSLLELPDYSRRVLLGLSASIGQLTESLIKYSSVALFEFLRTHPAEVPRLCKEVVINFQENVLNERVTYPMLNFLDILISSGTINDVLLDDSNTFGEDIYRLLNLEIKGHKKLYKLVSSISVYSQLVQVPNICKRILSKMSIFLGLTHVHVRKTSATKLYEALALHGDACNIPEENMDEILNLLSETDWGLPLITVRPIRNKLCALMGIKPPVSGVASANTEQIVVIPEVNAGLNATVRILN, from the exons ATGATGCAATGCGAAGAACTGAAGGACGATGAAGGTCCCTCGAATACGTTGGAACAATTCACGGAATTGGAGCAAGTACTCGAAATGATCGATACAATGAAGGACTGTGATGCGCCGGGCTTTGAAAAAGAATACGAGCAGTACACAGAAGTTTTGTCGAG ATACCAAGAACAGCCACATTTGCTCGATCCTCATTTGAACGTGTTGTTGGAGCGGCTTCTGGAGAGAGTTCGCAATCGGGCGTTGCCAGAAGGAACTGTACATGCCGccttcaaatatttgtatattattagTAAAGTACGTACTTATAAGGTGTTGGTGAAGTTTTTGCCACATGAGCTGACTGACTTGGAATTCGCATTAGATCTGCTCGAGCGTCAAAATCCAAATGAATATAATCATTGGGAGACGCGTTATGTGCTGTTGCTTTGGATGTCGATATTGGTATTGAATCCTTTTCATATGTCACGTTTGGATGCATACACCACATCCAAAAGCGAGTCAAACACAGCTGGTAACTGTGTTGGCTCCACAAAAATGTTGAATCATACGCAGAACAAATCGAAAATGGAACGTATTTTTGATCTCTGTCAGCTATATTCCGCTACAAATGACACGTGTAGTAATATTGCTGCTTATTTGGCAGCAAAGTATTTAGTGCGCGCAGATATCAAAGATGTCTACTTGGAGCGTTATTTGGATTGGGTGATGGACCAACATCAATCAGAGTCTAGTGATGCAAAATTCGGTGAATTAGCTGCTGTTGCAGACATTTTGAAGCACGGTAAACGCGAAGATTTGCTGCCATACGCCGACAAATTGCTCCATTGGATCGTTAGCTTACAGTATAAGGAGAGCAATGactttttaaaatacaaaagctACATAAAGATTGTACAGCGCATAGGTTTGGTATACTTAAAGCCGAGATTGGCTGGTTGGCGCTACAAGCGGG GTACTCGTTCGTTGGCAATGAATCTGAATAAGAATACCAACACCGCCACTGAGGAAAGTGCTGGCAGAAATGACAATGATCCTGAGAGTGAAAAAGATGATGGGGAAGAAATCGTTGTGCCCGATGCTATTGAGGAGGTCATTGAGGAATTGTTGCAGGCACTACGTAGCGGTGGCAGTGATATTCGTTGGAGCGCTGCTAAAGGTATAGGGCGTGTCACCAACCGTCTCAGCAAGGAGCTAGCTGACGAAGTAATTGGCTCAGTCATTGACATACTAAATCCACTAGAGCCGCACGAGGCATGGCATGGTGCTTGTTTAGCGTTGGCTGAGTTGGCAAAGCGCGGACTGCTTTTGCCACATCGCTTGCGTACGCTGGTGCCACTGTTGATGCAAGCACTCTTTTACGATGAAATGAAGGGTTATATGTCGGTAGGCCAGCATATACGCGACGCTGCATGCTATATGTGCTGGGCATTTGCGCGCTCATACAATCCAGAGGATTTTCAACCTTTCGTAGAACAAATATCTTCTGGTCTGTTGACAGTAGCTGTTTTCGATCGTGAAATAAATTGCCGAAGAGCCGCTGCAGCTGCATTCCAAGAAAGTGTCGGCCGTCTAGGCAATTTTCCACATGGTATAGAAATTTCGACAGAAACTGATTTCTTTTCAGTGGGTTTGCGACAAAATGCTTACCTGAATGTAGctgattttatttcacaatttgAAGAGTACCAAAAACCGTTGATCGATCATTTGATAGAAAGAAAAGTGAATCATTGGGACACAACAATACGCGAATTGACTGCGAAGGCTTTGCACAAACTGACATTCCGTGCGCCCGAGTTCATGTCCACTGTAGTTTTGGGGCAACTTTTTAGCAAGTCAGATTCTATTGATGTCAATATGCGACATGGCACTGTCTTGGCCATTGGTGAGATCACGTTGGCGCTGAGCAAGATCGaaaagaaagaggaagagatGGCAAGCAAAAAATTACTGTCGAATCAGCTGTTAACCGATCTCAATGAGTTGTTACCCAAGTATGTTCTACGCGACTCGTTTCGCGGTATGAGCGGCGAAATAATGAAGCACTGTTGTACCGATTTTATAAAGAATTGCAGCATGGCGCGCATCGAAACATCAATCACTTGTCTGG AATCTTGGCAGTATATAGTGGACAAATGTTTGCTAAATAAAGCTGCAGCCATACGCGAGGGCGCTACAGCTGCGTTCGCCGAGCTTTGTCGATCCTATTATAACGGTGAACATCGTGCAGCTGGAAACGCTGATATTATACGTGGATATCTAAGGGGCGTTGACAACAGCTTGGAAGAGCACATACGTATGGGCTATATAAGCGCTTTGGGGGTGTTGCCTGATTTTATGATTATACCACATTTAAATGATATACTTGAAAGTCTGATCAAATACTCACTCACTCCAACACAAGCGACTATTGCGACTGGCGAGATGTTAAACCAACACGAAACCCTGGCAACGGGCACTTGGAGTGAGGCGAGGCGTGATAGTGTCAAGGCACTCAGCACTGTGGTGCAGACTTTGGGTTTCGGTAGAGAGAGCACGG tttcatttgGCAATCCGCAGTACTTTAACAAAGTCGTGAACTGCCTGCTGAAGGCCTTGGATGAATACACATTAGATAATCGTGGTGATATTGGCGCTTGGGTGCGTGAAGCCGCAATGAATG cgCTCTTCCAAATAATCACAACATGCCCAAAGGAATTACTGCAGCCGGAGCAAGTGCATCAAATTATACTTGGCTTCACGCAACAAGCTGTTGAGAAAATAGATCGTACACGCGGCCTCGCCGGACGGCTACTCTCTCGTATAATTACCACTACTCCTCCTATACCACACATTCGCCAACATGAACGCTTGCTGGAAGTGTTCCCTGAAGATTTTAATAGCGTGTTGTGGCTCTTTGCCGATCAGACATTCCCGCTGTTTTGTTCCCTACTTGAGTTGCCCGACTACTCTCGCAGAGTGCTGCTCGGGTTGAGCGCAAGCATTGGACAGTTGACTGAATCCTTG ATAAAATACTCTTCGGTAGCATTATTTGAATTCCTACGCACACATCCTGCAGAAGTGCCACGTTTGTGTAAGGAAGTTGTCATCAATTTCCAAGAGAATGTCTTGAATGAGCGTGTCACCTACCCTATGCTAAACTTCTTAGATATATTAATAAGCTCAG GCACCATAAACGATGTGCTATTGGATGACTCAAATACGTTTGGTGAAGATATCTACCGCTTGCTGAACCTCGAAATTAAAGGCCACAAAAAACTCTACAAATTAGTATCGAGCATAAGTGTCTATAGCCAGCTGGTGCAAGTGCCGAATATTTGCAAGCGTATACTGTCTAAAATGTCCATATTCCTCGGCCTCACGCATGTGCATGTGCGCAAAACGAGTGCCACTAAATTATACGAAGCGCTAGCGCTGCATGGTGATGCTTGTAACATTCCCGAAGAGAATATGGATGAGATATTGAATTTATTATCTGAGACAGATTGGGGTTTGCCTCTGATTACAGTGCGTCCCATACGTAATAAGTTATGTGCACTGATGGGGATAAAACCGCCAGTGAGTGGTGTTGCGAGCGCAAACACTGAACAGATTGTTGTTATTCCTGAAGTGAATGCAGGTCTAAATGCTACGGTgcgcattttaaattaa